The genomic stretch TGTGCCATATTAAAGCTTGCTGAGGCAGTTACCAGGTAagaccagcagagggagccacTCCCACTTAAACACCTTTAAGAGCCTGCTGaattatcttttattttaaatatataataaaaaaattataattaaaatttaaattaaatttattctGACTTACATCACATATTGTTTGGCGTGATATTCTCtttctttataaatgtatatgatTTAGATATTAatgtactccgtccagggtgtatcctgccttgatgcctgatgacgcctcagataggcacaggctcctcgtgacccgagaagttcggataagcggtagaaaatgagtgagtgagtgagatattAATGTTTATAGATATGACCTTATTTAAACCCTTTGAGAATAGATCTAgcatcttcattcattcattcattcatgcattcatcttCACTGCTTTATCATGGGCAGTGCCATGGTggatccagacacacacacacacacacacacacacacacacacatacatagagaCACAGAACACCcccccatccacacacacacacacacacacacacacacacacacacacacacacacacacacacacacacacatacatagagaCACAGAACACCcccccatccacacacacacacacacacacacatacatagagaCACAGAATACcccccatccacacacacacacacacacacacacacacacacacacacacacacatagacacacagaacacccccccatccacacacacacacacacacacacgcacacacacacacacacacacacacacacatttatctttatCCATAACAAGTTGCATTGCCTGCTATTATAACCACTGTCATTTACACGAATTAGAGTTTAAATTCCAATGCTGGTGCACACTGTACATGCCCATACATGGAGAAAATATACAGGTAGTCAAGGACACTGACTTTTCAAGCAACATCAATAGCCACCGGTTGTAAGTGTCCATCAAAACACCAAAAGGCTAAATGCAGCATTTACCTCTCGTGTACTGATCTGCCCATCGAGCACTGGAGGTTTCAGAGAGTCAGCTGCTGAGGGGTCAACCTAAAAATGGTGTCAGTAATTTTTCCCAGCAGTAAATACAGATGAACGTCTTCCTTTGCTAGCTGAAAATAGCATCTACTACAAGCATGCTGCTGCAGACTTGCccaatttagcacaacatgcaACACCACATCATCTCTTCTTACTCTGCTTCTGTTAATAGTCCAACCATGCTTGCTTGGACATGTATATCTTATATGAAAGAGAATTTTAGCTTACATGGTCCAGAACAGgatagtgtgtattatattctTGTGTGATATGGTTCACTGCAATGATGgattgtgtttatattaaaaatttcTATTGTTATAAGTTCTGAAGTAGAATTACACAAATCCTTTGCAGGAATggcaacattttaataaaaggacatgttcagaggagggagagtgagtatatttgtaggagaatgttggacatggagctgagaggcaggaggcaaagaggaaggccaaagaggaggtatatggatgtaattaatgaggatatgaagctagtgggtgcaagtgttgaggatgcagaagatagggatatgTGGAGAgcgatgattcgctgtggcgacccctgaagggaaaaactgaaagaagaagaagaagaagaagaagaagaagaagaagaagaagaagaagaagaagttcaGATTAATGAAGCTAGTCAGGAAAAACCATTGATTAATGATGAAAAGAACAAGGGAAGCTCTGGTTAAACTCCACTCTGTGTGCTGACTTGTTTCTTTGAGTGACCTTTGATATCTTtccaaagaaatacaaataaaatggtctACTTGGAAACACGATAAGGAAAAAATTCTGTTACATTATTCTGTATAGACTCTTTAAAGTTCTCCACAAGATTTAGCGTCTGCTGCATTGTAGGattttatacacattattttattGGATATTCTGAACCTTTCTAAAGAACGGCAAAACTCCCAAAATAGTGCACTGTTATATAGTAAATAATATCCAAGCTATGAATAGCAATGTTTAATCTCAATTTATTCAATCTCCAAATATTGTAGCTTTTTTTGTCAGTTAGGTTGGTGCTCGATTTGTTCACATTATAGGAAGTTTACTAAAGTTTTGATGTCTTAAACCTCAATGCATGTAAATATTTGATCGTAACTCATTgtcatttctttcattctttctttttattctttctctttctttctttctttctttctttcttttacattgAATGAGTTCTGTGAAAAGTTTTACAACCTCTATCCTGTGATGGGAATCATTTAATCTTTTAGTGAATCAGACTCAGCTCACCGATAAGAGTCGACTCTTCCTGTGACGGGAACCATTGAGTTGCCCAACTAATTAGCAAACTAGCATTACTTTGCACTGCGTTTTATAAGAAAAGATTTGACATAAAAAGTTAAACTAAGATGTTCATTGATAAATACAATAATCACCCCGTATCAGTGTTACTGTCCCTGACAATTCGTTCACACTTTTCCTTAAAATTCGTCGCATTCTTTAATATGCTAACTGCATACAGTTGCATACAGATCTTGGGGTCATGAATACGGGTGGGAATCATTTAAATGCCGAAAAACggtcatttaaaaaacaaaaaaacaaaaaacaaaacacggtCTTTTCAGGTAACCGTGGACTCacttttgaccaatcaggaaGTACAACTTTCAAACCAGCTCGAGCTAACGCGAGGCTGTAAAAACCACGCCCCCTTATTCATCATCCCCCGCCCCAGGACCTCCCCTTACTTTGTCTGTTGACGCGTTTCTACAGCAAGCAGAAGACGCGCTTAGCAACAAGCTAAGAAAGCATATCTGTGGAACTCCTAAAgtcgagcgcgcgcgcgcgcgcactcacacacactttccgaCTTCTGTCTGGAGAGACATTTTAGAGAAGAAACGTGCTGCCAATGGCGTAAGTTTACTCACTGTACTAAAAAAAAACGACACAAGCGGTTTCTCTGGTAGAGAAGCGAATAGTTAGCCTGATGCTAACGTCTGAGGAAAAGTACCAAGTGTCTACCTAGTTAGTAGTAATCGACCGTTATTTCACACTTTCGACCATTGGGATGGTGCTTTTGATCGACGGAAGTCTTCCTACCGCGAAAGGGCTGAAGAGAGAGCAACACTGGAGCTGTTGGATTTGGACCCCAACTCTTTCAGGGAGCGGCGCtcatgtggatgtgtgtttttgttctgcCGCAAGCTGACGGAAACgcgttgtctgtctgtctgtttgtttttaatccctAGCTAGACTTTCCAGTCTTTGCAATAAACACCGCGTTTTCAGAAGACTTGTTTCTGGGATACATTATTCTGTATAACGCTTCCTTTATGCTACAAGTTGCGTTTAGCGTTTCGTCCATCTTCCTGGCTTTGAGCCAGTGCTAACTACACTGGCTTAGCTGAGAGGATCTGGCCTGTAAACACTCTCGACACTCTGAACTCTGCGATCGAGCTGTAAATGATTATGGCTCTGTTGTGCATCTCACTGGACCGGACTGACATCTAACTGAAGCTTCGACGTTCTGATTCGGATTCGAATAGATTCCTAGACATGGCCTGAAGCTGTACAGATTAATCCGGTTAATGCAaatcctttttgttttgttaacacCTATTTAAAAGAGGAACTCCTGAGAAGAAACTAAAAAAGGAAAGCATTTAATGTTGGCCTTAATAATTCTCCACAAGCATGATGATACTGAACAGGAAACCAGATGGTCCGGTCACAGCAGGTAATTGGACATTTATGACTTGTGTATTACGATACGAAATTGAATCCCATGTGTTAGTTTGATCTTGGACCAGTTTCATCCTTGTCTGGGACATAAAGCCAAGCCGAACCCACTACCTTCTGGCTGTTAAAGTGATCAAACTGCTTCTGTATCGGTCACGTGACTCCGCTATTCTCATTGTAAACAACGTTTAATGATCGTGTGGTGCATGTCAGCACATCTGTATCACAAATATATAATGACCTACTTTACTTTTAGTGCATGCTAAATGAGGTAACATCCTTAGCAAGATAGGATCTATCTTATTTCTAATAATATCCTCCCTACTTGCACAGGCTTATTTCTCACTTCTAGATTAAGCTGCTGAGAGACATAAATATCTACTGGGTTCATGTGTTCATCATAAACCCTTGAACATGATGTGTACTATGTGTTGTAGAGGTTTTTGTACCGGTCAGGTCTTTGTCCTGTAAATACAGAGTTTTGTGGTCAATCAGATACTCTCTTGAACATAGCGCATCCTGCCCTGTAAATAAACTGTGGGTATCACAATAGGAGTCTGTGGGTTGTTTGTGGTTATCCAGCTTCCTGAATGTTATTCCCCCTCCAAATAGTTACTTGGTCTGAATGTCTGCACCCATCaattttgctgttgttttaaaCATGTACAACTGGTGTGAGCAGCACTAACCGTGATGGCTGAAATAGTGTGATGAACACTTGCCAAAACTAGCTGTgataaattttttaaaagtgACGACTATGCTTAAACCCGTGGGCTCTTATTCAGCCACTTTACTAAACCGCTTTTGTTTAGAATCAAAAggaagtgtgatgtgtgtttgtttcctgacttcctgtttcataAGGGAGCACGTCAGCACCCGGAATTCAATCGCTCGGCTCATTGAGCACTTTAATACACTTTTTAACATCATAGATTTGTGTGTAGCAGAGATTCCATTGTTGAGTCATGGAGCTTCACAGCATATATTAACAAGACATAATTAGCAGCCTTTTCCCAAGCTTAACGTACTTAATGTTTTTGTATCAGAAGAGGGAAAATGTATCCATGTCACCTAGGATCATATGCAGTTATCCACTCTGCTTCTTAACCCAGTTGGTTTAGACCTTTTAATGGGATTGAAGTAGCATAATGGGACCTAGTTGTAGAGTCTGCTGAACTCTATAATAGAGAATCCTAATAAGATGCCGGGTTGCTACTGTACATGTGATCTCAAGAGGCAGTTTGACTAGGTAGCGAGGGAAGCCTGCTTTCTGAACACCTGCGACTTGGTTACATTGTTCTCCAGGGTATTTCTTGCCACTGTTGTGCTGCTCATTCCACCATTCATCATTTACACTACAGTTGATTTGTTTGAGGtagcagaaaaacacatttgtactgAATTTGTTTGTGCTGTAACCCAGTGTCATGGTTTGGGTTCATTTGTGTGCTCCACAGCTCGACATGGGGACGGTCTGTATGACTCGTATATGCGCACGGACCACATCGTGAACGAGGAAGCTGAGCTGATTGGAAGGAGCCCTGGTGCCCTGCCcccattacacaaacacacagtaagtgTTCACTTCCTCTTTTTCACTGATTACACTCAGTACAGTGCACATCCTTTTGGCCATCCACCAAGCAGGTACATGGATATTCAGCTTTCCCCTTTGTTCATTTAAGCAGGAAGCGTTGTCCAATTCTGACATAAGGATGTAAGAAATTGTGTTGCAGACTAAGTAATTACACGTTTATTTCAGAACACATAAAGCACACTAAAATGTCTTTGTCACACAAGCAGGTTAATCTGAACTAAGTAAGGAAGGAATAGAACACTTTAGGATGTcatgttatagaaaaatatccAGATTGGATTGTTTTCCTATAGCAGCATATCCTGAAGTGATTTTATCCTTCTTTTATTTACTAACCAGAGACCGTCAATCATAACCATTTACATTCTTGTatttttcatccatttatagttacttATTGTTATGGAATATCCTTGAGACAAAAGAGTTCCTTTAACATGTGTTGTAGCATTTCTAATGTCATTCTATCAACAGCatctctttgtttctttgttgttgttatttgttCCTCCCTTTTGaattcaaaaaaacaaaaaatcctcCATCTTGTCATACCCAGAACTTTCCCCTGGTGGAAAACTTTCCGACTGTAACAAAGTTCTGATACGGAACATATTTTCCATAAATGTTTCCCTTAAGAAacttttgcaaaaaataaaatgtttttgtcatatAAATATAAGTTTTTCAATTTGTTGAGTCAAGAATGATGTGAGCTCCTTTTATTATACCTTGATGATCACATGATGAAGTAAATCATCTGGGATAGTCCAGTATAATCCATCAACTTTAAGCATAACCGATTAATAATGAACTGCTTACTAACGATAAGTCCAGCGCGTTGTAAATCCTTGGATTTTAGCTTTTTCAATGCCTTGACAGTTGGCAAACCTACTGCGAATGAGTTGATCAGTAAATGTTCACCCTTGGATGCTCAATAAACAATTGTGAATTGGACCATGTGCTTGAGATTTTCTGGCACGTGGGATTTGAGCATGTGCTGTCATATTTACTGTCATACTAATGGCAGTCACtcagcttttttgttttagttgatGTGTAGTTTTCATTATCaaactctaataataataataataataatgataataatgataataataatgatgataatatcTGTGCTCACTAGTGTCTGGAAGTAAACACCTGATTTATTTGTCTGGTCTCTGTGATGTCCATCTGTCAGCTCTCAATGAATACAAATCTATTTCGGTCCCTCTTTTCCTCAGGACTGTTTCCAACCCCCTCTCAGCAGCCATGTTTGGCATTCAGCCCAAAgatcttttttaaatggtttatcTACATGACCGTTTTCCCTCTGTTGTGCAAGTTTTTTGTGTGGCTTTCttgaatgttttttccccatctaTGTAATGGTGTTTTTTACATTGAATGGAAATTGAACTTGAAAGTCACAAGGTGCATTAAACATTCTGAATGCTGCATTATTACAGTATGCAGCTACAGTGTATGAAGTATTTTTCTAATGGCATGCATTGAAATCCTCTAACTGTGTGTagatatatatacgtatatacttGGGCATCATTTTGCTGCATGTGTCTTTACAACATTCACGAGTAGTAAATGAGAGAAGACATTATGTTCATTTTGGGTTACGTACGAGGATTTATTTCCCCTTTGCTCTGTAAAATCACATCCCACTACACTCATATATTCTGTCTCTAAGGGTTTCATATTGACTCCCAGTGATCATTTGTGTAGATgcaattatttgtttttcaatATTCTATTGATTTGCTAAATAATGATCCAAATAGAGGCGATTGCAACTCTGATATTAAACTCTTAAATAAGCAACAATCATTTAGATCTTTCCCTTATTCAgctagttttttgttttgtataaccTCCTCCTCTTGTTTTTCCTAAAGGCTGTGAATAAGCCAACGATGAAGGATCACCTTGGGGTCCGAGGAGGACAGATAAAGATAAAGTACCTATATGAGGATTCATACAACCGTAAGGCCAATGGCGTGAGCCAGCACAATGGTACCAGCCAAACCTCCGGCAAGCCCCAGTCTGTTCTCTCCAAAGGGCGGAGCATGGAAAGCAACAGTTCAGCCAAGTCTTCTGAAAGCTCAGTGAAGCCAACCAAGCTGGGGGGTCCCCTAACCCCAGAACAAGCAATAAAGCAGTATAGGCAACAGCTGAATACACTAGAACAACAGGAGATCCTCAGTTATCCGGAGATCTACTTTGTTGGACCAAATGCCAAGAAGAGGCAAGCAGTTGCAGGTGGTTCTAACAACTCTGGATACGATGATGATCAGGGAGGATATGTCCATGTTCCACACGACCATATTGCCTATCGGTATGAGTTCCTAAAGTTAATCGGTAAAGGAAGTTTTGGTCAAGTAGCGAAGGTTTATGATCACAAGTTACACCAGCATATTGCTCTCAAGATGGTGCGCAATGAGAAACGCTTCCACCGGCAAGCAGCAGAGGAGATCCGTATCCTGGAGCACCTGAAAAAGCAGGACAAGACAGGCAGTATGAACGTAGTCCATATGCAAGAGAACTTTACCTTCCGCAATCATATCTGCATGACCTTTGAGCTGCTCAGCATGAATCTGTATGAACTAATCAAACGCAATAAATTCCAGGGCTTCAGCCTGCCTCTAGTACGCAAGTTTGCTCACTCGATCTTGCAGTGTCTAGAGTCTCTGCACCGCCATAAGATCATCCACTGTGATCTAAAACCAGAGAACATCCTTCTCAAGCAGCAGGGTCGGAGTGGTATCAAGGTCATTGACTTTGGCTCCAGTTGCTTTGACCACCAGCGTGTCTATACCTATATTCAGTCCAGATTTTACAGAGCACCTGAAGTCATTCTAGGCTCCCGCTACGGCATGCCCATAGATATGTGGAGCTTTGGCTGCATTCTTGCTGAACTCCTGACAGGGTGCCCCCTCTTTCCTGGTGAGGATGAGGGTGACCAGTTGGCCTGTATGATGGAGTTATTGGGCATGCCCACCCAGAAGCTTTTGGAACAGGCGAAGCGTGCCAAGAACTTCATTAACTCCAAAGGACACCCGCGTTACTGCACGGTCAGCACACTTGgtaatggcagcttggtgattAACGGGAGTCGCTCCCGGCGAGGCAAGATGAGGGGTCCCCCAGGCAGCAAGGAGTGGGTGACGGCACTCAAGGGCTGTGATGACGCTATCTTTATTGACTTTCTGAAGAAGTGTCTGGACTGGGAACCCAGTACTCGCATGACACCGATTTTGGCCTTGCGACACCCCTGGCTCTACAAGAGGCTACCCAAGCCTGTGCCTGGTGGAGAGAAGACCTTGGTACCTAAGCGGATTACTGAGCATAGCACTTCCTTCCCCAGCATTGTCCCTAAGGTTCCCCCAGCAATGGGCCCAATCAGCAACAAACTGAGGACCAACATGATTGGGGACTCTGGTGGGAATATACCGTTGCGTACAGTGCTACCAAAGCTCGTTTCATAGAGCCGATCTCCTTTTCAGGGATAAAAACACTGTAGCAAAGTTTTTAATGTTGGAATtaagtttgattttgtttgctttttaaaataacGAGTGGCAATACTCCTCAGTGTTTTGAtgtcagtttttaaaaaaaaaaatgaagcacaaAAAGATAAATTTTTTATATGGCAGTTAAAAAGtagagttttcttttttctttcttcaaatgGCCTTTGAAAGGGCATTTGAAGAGTAAAgaatataattttgtttttacactatTTGCAGGAACGGAATGCTACTCAAGTGCACAATGGGTGAAGATACTATGTTTGTACCCTTACGGGGTTTAcattatttctgcttttttaagGGCTGCCTTTTTAATTCTATACTGTCAAGAGCTTAGAAAAAAATGCTGGGTGTTTTGAATGCTCTTAAAATTTAATCATGACTTCTGAGATGTATCTATAGCAATGAGCTTTACTGGATTACCAGAGGTTTCAGCAATCCTCTGATTTCGCAAAGTAattgtatttcattattttattttttcattattacaaTCATCTTGAGCTTCTGATTATCTTCTCTTTCTGTTCATAATCAGGACACTAGAGCAAGAATCGTTCTGTCCTCGTGTGTTTTAGTCTAAATCACTCTGCCAGAATGAACCTGCATATTGTCTGTCTTAAGCAGGGAGATTtgaattttcttcttttcttttctaccaAGAACCTGTtgcaaaagacagtgtagatgCCCCTGAGATTATAAGGAAGTTAGTTGGGAGCAGCCGAGTGCATCAGGGTTGGGCGGAAGTTTTTTGAAAGTTGTAAGTCAAGTTGTACTCGAAAGAAATAAGCAAGATGACGTGTGGGCTTGTATTTGTGCAGTCCAAATGTTTGCATAATCAAGCAATGGTTGTGTCCTAGGGATCTATGTTCCTGGCCATGATATCTCAACCATTAATTGCTGGATTTAGATTAAGGACAAACCAATCagggagcttttttttttttttttacaactttgAAACCTGCTGTTGGTGTCTTCTGACTCAGATCTACACTGTGACCTGATTTTTCTCTCCCTTGTTTTTTTATACTCTTTTCCGTGTTAACACTAAAAGCTTCCTCTTCATGCTCCTCATGCTCTTGACTGCACCACAGAGCATGTGTCCATGCAAATTTTTACTTGTAGGGAAGAGCTTTTGATAACCACAGAAGCAATGCTGTTTGTTGACACTGCCATGACTTCTCACTCCTGCTGGCCATGAAACTGACACGGATTGATTTAAAGGCTAGTTTTACAAGACAGACTGGgtggtattaaaaaaacaacaaaaaagaatgcCATAGAGTCCTGTATTTGTATACCAGTGTCAAACCACCTCTTTCTTGGGTCTTCCCCTCCTTTAGGTATGCATGATGATACATGGCAAGGTGCTACAAAGCATGACATTTACTTTTGTTTGATAGATCCTTTTATCCTAATTGACTTCAGACAAGATGCAAACCAAGCAGCCCAAATGGTCCTTATCTCGGTTCTCTCACAGCACCCTAAAAGGTTCCTCAATCGCATCACTTCTATTTCTATGTCTTAAATTTTAGACAAATGTAACCCTTACCCAACCCTTCATTCTGAGTGTAGAGGCAAGCACAGATTAATACCATAGTCTTGTCTGTAAAGTCAATGATCATGACCAGCAATCAACAAGAAGTGCTTCTGGAGTTTAAAAGTGTACAGAATGTTCAGCCTTTGTTAGTCTACCTCTTAATTACCCCTCTCGGGTTCTGGTAAGATCTCAAACGTTCATCGTAAAGTCAAAGTTGTTGCGTTTTGCTTGTGACTTCACTTCAACGTGAATCTTTCCCTAATTTCCTTCTCATCTTTGGTCCGCTCCCTAGACAGAACTCCACTCCTTTCCTTTAGTTGAGTGCTCTACACATTGGCTTACTTCAGTGATCAggacgtttttgtttttttttacttcttctgtgtgtcatttttaacCTCAACATCATTACCAGTTTGCTTGAAAATCAAAAAGAGAATGAAATGACACATTTGTGTGATTTCCCtcctgtgatgtgtgtgtgtgtgtgtagccattTGCGTCAGTAAGTGTAAAAAGACTGAACGATGAGAATTGTGTCCATAAAGTAACCAAATGTGCTtgcattagtttttttttaaagaagaataaaatcgATATTAACTACAATCTGTTTGTCTGAcattttttccttgttttctttcttcttgatCTCATTGATCTAAGTGTATTGAATTCAATAATATTGCAAACGTGTATTTGTTGTTCATCTAGATTATTATGcacaaactattattattatgcacaaACTTCATATACAAAGCTCTGTGACTGCGATACTGATAACAGATATTCATCTAAAAGGCCTTCAGGAATTTGTAGACACATAATTGTCATAgctttgtgtagtgtttgggtCATGGAAAAGGAATGATGTGAATGTTTCCACTTTACCTGTTGTGTCACGTAATGCAAAACCTCTTTAAATGGC from Tachysurus fulvidraco isolate hzauxx_2018 chromosome 2, HZAU_PFXX_2.0, whole genome shotgun sequence encodes the following:
- the dyrk3 gene encoding dual specificity tyrosine-phosphorylation-regulated kinase 3 isoform X1; amino-acid sequence: MMILNRKPDGPVTAARHGDGLYDSYMRTDHIVNEEAELIGRSPGALPPLHKHTAVNKPTMKDHLGVRGGQIKIKYLYEDSYNRKANGVSQHNGTSQTSGKPQSVLSKGRSMESNSSAKSSESSVKPTKLGGPLTPEQAIKQYRQQLNTLEQQEILSYPEIYFVGPNAKKRQAVAGGSNNSGYDDDQGGYVHVPHDHIAYRYEFLKLIGKGSFGQVAKVYDHKLHQHIALKMVRNEKRFHRQAAEEIRILEHLKKQDKTGSMNVVHMQENFTFRNHICMTFELLSMNLYELIKRNKFQGFSLPLVRKFAHSILQCLESLHRHKIIHCDLKPENILLKQQGRSGIKVIDFGSSCFDHQRVYTYIQSRFYRAPEVILGSRYGMPIDMWSFGCILAELLTGCPLFPGEDEGDQLACMMELLGMPTQKLLEQAKRAKNFINSKGHPRYCTVSTLGNGSLVINGSRSRRGKMRGPPGSKEWVTALKGCDDAIFIDFLKKCLDWEPSTRMTPILALRHPWLYKRLPKPVPGGEKTLVPKRITEHSTSFPSIVPKVPPAMGPISNKLRTNMIGDSGGNIPLRTVLPKLVS
- the dyrk3 gene encoding dual specificity tyrosine-phosphorylation-regulated kinase 3 isoform X2; translation: MRTDHIVNEEAELIGRSPGALPPLHKHTAVNKPTMKDHLGVRGGQIKIKYLYEDSYNRKANGVSQHNGTSQTSGKPQSVLSKGRSMESNSSAKSSESSVKPTKLGGPLTPEQAIKQYRQQLNTLEQQEILSYPEIYFVGPNAKKRQAVAGGSNNSGYDDDQGGYVHVPHDHIAYRYEFLKLIGKGSFGQVAKVYDHKLHQHIALKMVRNEKRFHRQAAEEIRILEHLKKQDKTGSMNVVHMQENFTFRNHICMTFELLSMNLYELIKRNKFQGFSLPLVRKFAHSILQCLESLHRHKIIHCDLKPENILLKQQGRSGIKVIDFGSSCFDHQRVYTYIQSRFYRAPEVILGSRYGMPIDMWSFGCILAELLTGCPLFPGEDEGDQLACMMELLGMPTQKLLEQAKRAKNFINSKGHPRYCTVSTLGNGSLVINGSRSRRGKMRGPPGSKEWVTALKGCDDAIFIDFLKKCLDWEPSTRMTPILALRHPWLYKRLPKPVPGGEKTLVPKRITEHSTSFPSIVPKVPPAMGPISNKLRTNMIGDSGGNIPLRTVLPKLVS